One part of the Agarivorans sp. Alg241-V36 genome encodes these proteins:
- a CDS encoding ATP-binding protein: MDNNNNTPRVENSSLWQKLALNKGTNSLSLRMLSYILICSTLLALIITLIQLRYDYKQDVQVIEESIDQIEVSFLQPIAASLWNLDEEQVEVQIEGIMNLPNMQYVLVKEILGSSEVPLLARGRSADRYDLSQEFELIYQGEMVGKLFVAASLEQVYERLWQKAMLILISQTVKTLVVSIGILFIIYYVIVRHLNTIVEYTRNLDLDNLGAPLKIETGNKTRNDELGELVNTLNQMTKKIDHEFDQKLKATEQLAHERDFSATVINASNAVIVTLDNQLNVLTANPAGVMLTGFHQEELEGQNWLSVFIDNDMREKIEADLRQLRVIQDQELTLTDQANNQYTLLWTFVPFYEGNHVSRMIAFGYDVTPLKRVEKEIKELNDELEQKVQSRTERLEESNLQLASAFDKLKNAQQSLVEAEKMASLGGLVAGVAHEINTPIGISVTAASYLQEQGNQLEKNIESGKLSRKFMEELIQNLNQSTELLLNNLRRASDLISSFKQVAVDQSSEACYTFNLNENVHQVITSLGHKIRRSGCEIVVDCDDDLELYSFPGSFTQIYSNLILNSVKHGFDGWEGDKRIDISIHREDDQLHIDYRDSGRGVDSNIAQRIFDPFVTSKRGQGGSGLGTHIVYNLVVQLLKGHIAFDSKPDEGVHFSIRLPYQAQKAD, from the coding sequence ATGGACAATAATAACAATACTCCACGTGTTGAAAACTCAAGCCTGTGGCAAAAATTAGCCTTAAACAAAGGCACTAACAGCCTGTCATTGCGGATGCTGTCCTACATCCTTATCTGTTCTACCCTACTTGCGCTTATCATCACTCTCATCCAACTTCGTTACGACTACAAACAAGATGTTCAAGTTATCGAAGAAAGTATTGATCAAATTGAAGTGAGCTTTTTACAGCCAATTGCTGCCAGTTTATGGAACCTTGATGAAGAACAAGTAGAAGTGCAAATTGAAGGCATTATGAACCTGCCCAATATGCAATATGTGTTGGTGAAAGAGATCCTTGGTTCATCTGAAGTACCATTGCTCGCGCGCGGCCGCTCTGCCGACCGCTACGACTTATCCCAAGAATTTGAGCTTATCTATCAAGGTGAAATGGTAGGTAAACTGTTTGTAGCAGCCTCACTTGAACAGGTTTATGAGCGTTTGTGGCAAAAAGCCATGCTGATCTTAATCAGCCAAACCGTGAAAACCTTAGTGGTCTCTATTGGTATTTTGTTCATCATTTATTACGTGATTGTGCGCCACTTAAACACCATTGTGGAATACACTCGTAACCTTGATTTAGATAACTTAGGCGCGCCACTAAAAATTGAGACTGGCAATAAAACGCGTAACGATGAATTGGGAGAGCTGGTTAATACCCTTAATCAAATGACCAAGAAGATCGACCACGAGTTTGATCAAAAACTCAAGGCCACTGAACAGCTGGCACACGAGCGCGACTTCTCAGCCACGGTAATTAATGCCAGTAACGCGGTCATTGTTACTCTCGATAACCAGCTTAATGTTCTCACCGCAAATCCTGCTGGGGTAATGCTCACCGGTTTCCACCAAGAAGAATTAGAAGGTCAAAATTGGCTAAGCGTATTCATTGATAATGACATGCGCGAGAAAATTGAAGCCGACTTGCGCCAACTGCGGGTTATTCAAGACCAAGAATTAACCCTTACCGATCAAGCCAACAATCAATACACACTGCTGTGGACCTTTGTACCTTTTTACGAAGGTAACCATGTATCTCGAATGATTGCCTTTGGTTACGACGTAACTCCGCTTAAACGGGTTGAGAAAGAGATTAAAGAGCTCAACGACGAGCTAGAGCAAAAAGTACAATCTCGAACCGAGCGCCTAGAAGAAAGTAACCTGCAACTAGCCAGCGCCTTCGACAAGCTTAAAAACGCCCAACAATCGCTGGTTGAAGCCGAAAAAATGGCGTCGCTGGGTGGCTTAGTTGCCGGCGTTGCCCATGAAATTAATACGCCCATTGGCATCAGTGTAACCGCCGCCTCATACTTGCAAGAGCAAGGCAATCAGTTAGAGAAAAACATCGAGAGCGGAAAACTAAGCCGCAAGTTTATGGAAGAGTTGATCCAAAATCTCAACCAATCTACCGAGCTACTACTCAACAACTTACGCCGTGCATCCGATCTTATCAGCAGCTTTAAACAAGTGGCGGTAGATCAAAGCTCAGAGGCGTGTTACACCTTTAATCTCAACGAAAATGTTCATCAAGTGATTACTTCTCTTGGCCACAAAATTAGACGCTCGGGCTGTGAGATAGTGGTTGATTGTGATGACGACTTAGAGCTTTACAGCTTTCCGGGTAGCTTTACCCAAATCTATTCCAACTTAATTCTTAACTCGGTTAAACACGGCTTTGATGGCTGGGAAGGCGATAAACGCATCGACATTTCCATTCACCGAGAAGACGACCAACTGCATATCGACTACCGCGACTCGGGGCGTGGAGTAGATAGCAACATTGCCCAACGTATTTTTGACCCCTTTGTTACCTCAAAGCGTGGCCAAGGCGGCAGCGGTTTAGGCACCCACATTGTCTACAACCTAGTGGTTCAGCTGCTTAAAGGGCACATTGCTTTTGATAGCAAACCCGATGAAGGGGTGCACTTTTCTATCCGTTTGCCTTACCAAGCGCAAAAAGCTGATTAA
- the prlC gene encoding oligopeptidase A: MSNPLLDLPGLPPFSKIKPEHVQPAVEQVIEECRTTIDEVLKHSSPSWQNFILPLDEVNDRLSRLWSPVSHCNSVVNSQELREAYEACLPLLSEYSTFVGQHKGLYQAYKQLAESDAFASYNLAQQKSISDALRDFELSGIGLEAEQQSRYGEIVKRLSELSSQFSNNVLDATLAWQKQITDVNDLAGLPESALAAAKQAAEAKELDGYLLTLEFPSYLPVMTYADKRELREEMYRAFSTRASEQASTEEKFDNTAIIDEELELRSELAKLLGFDSYADKSLATKMAESPSQVLGFLNDLAERSKPQAERELAELEAFAKEQHQVSELAAWDMAYYSEKLKQHTYAISDEELRPYFPEDKVLGGLFEVVKRLFKVEVSEKQNVDTWHSDVRFFEISDQSGELRGSFYLDLYAREHKRGGAWMDGCIDRRVDANGELIKPVAYLTCNFNKPVGDKPALFTHDEVITLFHEFGHGIHHMLTKVDEAAVSGINGVAWDAVELPSQFLENWCWQSDALAFISGHYETGEPLPQALLDKMLAARNFQSAMTMVRQLEFSLFDFRLHHEPANGRSVLDLLNEVRAQVSVIKPPSFNRFQNSFSHIFAGGYSAGYYSYKWAEVLSADAFSKFEDEGIFNPDTGLHFLSNILEKGGSQEPMELFKAFRGREPKVDALLRHSGIAA; this comes from the coding sequence ATGAGTAACCCTTTACTTGATTTACCTGGATTACCGCCGTTTAGCAAAATTAAACCTGAACATGTGCAGCCTGCTGTAGAGCAAGTGATTGAGGAATGCCGCACCACCATTGACGAAGTGCTTAAGCATTCAAGCCCAAGCTGGCAAAACTTCATTCTGCCTTTGGATGAAGTAAACGATCGCCTTAGTCGCCTATGGTCACCGGTGAGTCACTGTAATTCGGTGGTGAATAGCCAAGAATTGCGCGAAGCCTATGAAGCCTGTTTACCCTTGCTGTCGGAATACAGCACTTTTGTAGGCCAACACAAAGGCTTGTATCAAGCTTACAAGCAACTGGCAGAGAGTGATGCGTTTGCCAGTTACAACTTAGCTCAGCAAAAATCGATTAGCGATGCACTGCGTGATTTTGAATTATCGGGCATTGGCTTAGAGGCCGAGCAGCAAAGCCGCTATGGCGAGATAGTTAAGCGCCTATCTGAGCTGTCGTCGCAGTTCTCTAATAACGTATTAGACGCTACCTTAGCGTGGCAAAAACAAATTACCGATGTAAATGATCTTGCTGGTTTACCAGAGTCTGCCTTGGCAGCAGCCAAACAAGCTGCCGAAGCCAAAGAACTTGATGGCTACTTGCTGACTTTAGAATTCCCAAGCTACTTGCCAGTGATGACCTATGCCGACAAGCGAGAGCTACGCGAAGAAATGTACCGCGCCTTTAGTACTCGCGCTTCGGAGCAAGCCAGTACCGAAGAGAAGTTTGATAACACCGCAATTATTGATGAAGAATTAGAGCTGCGTAGTGAATTAGCTAAGCTGCTCGGTTTTGATAGTTACGCCGACAAATCTCTAGCGACTAAAATGGCGGAATCACCATCTCAAGTATTAGGCTTTTTAAATGACCTAGCCGAGCGCTCTAAGCCACAAGCTGAGCGCGAATTAGCCGAACTAGAAGCCTTTGCCAAAGAACAACACCAAGTCTCTGAGCTAGCTGCTTGGGACATGGCCTATTACTCTGAGAAACTAAAACAACATACTTACGCTATTTCTGATGAAGAGCTGCGTCCTTACTTCCCAGAAGACAAGGTACTTGGTGGTTTGTTTGAAGTGGTAAAACGCCTATTTAAGGTTGAGGTAAGCGAAAAGCAAAACGTAGATACTTGGCATTCTGACGTACGCTTTTTTGAAATTAGCGACCAAAGCGGTGAGCTACGCGGTTCGTTCTACCTAGATTTATATGCTCGCGAACACAAACGTGGCGGTGCTTGGATGGACGGCTGCATAGATCGCCGAGTGGATGCCAATGGTGAGCTGATTAAGCCAGTGGCTTATTTAACCTGTAACTTCAATAAACCCGTGGGCGACAAGCCAGCGCTATTTACTCATGATGAAGTGATTACCTTGTTCCATGAATTTGGCCACGGCATTCACCACATGCTTACCAAAGTTGATGAAGCGGCGGTATCGGGGATTAATGGTGTAGCTTGGGACGCTGTTGAGCTACCTAGCCAGTTTTTAGAAAACTGGTGCTGGCAAAGTGACGCGCTAGCGTTTATCTCGGGTCATTACGAAACTGGCGAGCCACTGCCACAAGCTTTGTTAGACAAAATGCTTGCAGCACGTAACTTCCAATCGGCGATGACCATGGTTCGCCAGCTTGAGTTTTCACTGTTTGATTTCCGTTTGCACCACGAGCCAGCCAATGGCCGCAGTGTATTAGATCTGCTTAATGAAGTTCGTGCTCAAGTGTCGGTGATTAAGCCACCTAGTTTTAATCGCTTCCAAAATAGCTTTAGCCATATTTTTGCTGGCGGTTACAGCGCCGGTTACTACAGCTACAAGTGGGCCGAAGTATTGTCTGCCGATGCCTTCTCGAAATTTGAAGATGAAGGGATCTTTAACCCAGACACCGGTTTACATTTCTTGAGTAATATTCTTGAGAAAGGTGGCTCGCAAGAACCTATGGAATTGTTTAAAGCCTTTAGGGGGCGTGAGCCTAAAGTTGATGCTTTATTACGTCACTCTGGCATCGCTGCCTAA
- a CDS encoding mechanosensitive ion channel family protein codes for MFEEFAQWLEQEQAQLATSNWLFDVFVVLSITLVAFLVWRILASRMSRLTEKTKTVWDDAIWFSLWKPINWMIAVVGLSLVAVAFANALDSDFKPYIPIIRQVMVVFMVAWAAMRFVRRAEEQLIVVGKDKTTVQAVAKLCRAAVIILFLLAVFQTLGFSISGVLAFGGMGGLIVGMAAKDLLANFFGALLVYFDKPFKVGDWIRSPDRSIEGTVENIGWRVTKIRTFDKRPLYVPNSIFSSIAVENPSRMSHRRIKETIGLRYDDADKVSKVVADVENMLRNHPEIDTSQTLMVNFDSFNASSLDFFIYTFTKTTNWVKYHEVKQDVLNQIVEIVTANGAEFAFPTRTLHLNTSPADLEA; via the coding sequence ATGTTTGAAGAATTTGCCCAGTGGTTAGAGCAGGAGCAAGCTCAGCTAGCCACGTCTAACTGGTTATTTGATGTATTTGTCGTGTTAAGCATTACGCTGGTGGCCTTTTTAGTTTGGCGTATCTTGGCCTCACGCATGAGTCGCTTAACCGAGAAAACTAAAACCGTATGGGATGACGCTATTTGGTTTTCACTTTGGAAACCGATTAACTGGATGATTGCGGTGGTGGGTTTGTCTTTAGTTGCAGTCGCTTTTGCGAATGCCTTAGACTCTGACTTTAAACCTTATATTCCGATTATTCGCCAAGTGATGGTGGTATTCATGGTTGCTTGGGCGGCGATGCGCTTTGTGCGCAGAGCCGAAGAGCAGCTGATCGTGGTGGGGAAAGACAAAACCACTGTACAGGCTGTGGCTAAGTTATGCCGCGCTGCGGTGATCATTCTATTTTTACTGGCGGTGTTTCAAACTCTTGGCTTTAGTATTTCTGGGGTTTTGGCCTTTGGTGGTATGGGCGGCCTTATTGTTGGCATGGCTGCTAAAGACTTACTGGCAAACTTCTTTGGCGCTCTGTTAGTCTACTTTGACAAGCCCTTTAAGGTGGGCGATTGGATCCGTTCCCCCGATCGCAGCATTGAAGGCACGGTTGAAAACATAGGCTGGCGAGTAACCAAAATTCGCACCTTCGACAAACGCCCTTTGTATGTGCCTAACTCAATCTTTTCTAGCATTGCGGTAGAAAACCCGAGCCGCATGAGTCATCGCCGAATTAAAGAAACCATTGGTTTACGTTACGACGACGCAGACAAGGTGAGCAAGGTGGTGGCTGATGTAGAAAATATGCTGCGTAATCACCCGGAAATTGATACCAGCCAAACCCTAATGGTGAACTTTGATAGCTTTAATGCTTCTTCACTCGACTTCTTTATTTACACCTTTACTAAAACTACCAATTGGGTGAAGTATCACGAAGTGAAGCAAGACGTTTTAAATCAGATTGTAGAGATTGTAACGGCTAACGGCGCAGAGTTTGCCTTCCCAACTCGCACCTTGCACTTAAACACTAGCCCGGCAGATCTAGAAGCCTAA